CCTGCCATGCCTCGTGAATATCGGTAAGCAAACGGAGGCCGTATTTTCCCTTTACATCGGCCAGCATCTGTAAACCCTTTTCCAGTCCGGGACCACGAAATGAATGAATACTTGTTCGGTTTGCCTTATCGAAGGAGGCTTTGAAAATTATGTCGGTACCCAAATGCTGATTGATTTCAACGAGTTTTGCTGCAACAGTATCAAGCAATTCGGCGGTCTCAATCACGCATGGGCCTGCAATGAACGTTGGATAAATCATCGTTACTATATAATAAATATGTTTTTACACATGCAAAGGTAGTCATTTTTTGCGGAAACAATCAAACATTATGCATTAATTTGCGCTAAAATTAAAAAAAAGTCAGAAAAATTTGGAAGTATCAAAAAGTTTTCGTTACCTTTGCATCGAATTAAACGAAAAGTTCCTGTAAAAGGGACTGTAAAATTAACTATTTAAAATCAAAAAAAACAATGAAAAAGATTTTGATGACAATCGCAGCTGCTTTTGCAGCAGTAAGCATGAACGCACAGATTTATGCTGGTGGTGGTATTGGATTTAAGTCAGTTTCTTACGACGGTGAGAGCAAGTCTGAATTTTCTATTGCTCCTGAAGTAGGTTATACTCTTGATGAGAATAGCGCTATCGGTATCACTCTTGGCTATACAAGCTATCAGAATGATGATAAGGCTCTTTCAGTAGCTCCTTATTATCGTTACAACTTTGCTAAGTTTGGCAATGTGAGCCTCTTCGCTGATGGAACTCTTTCTTTCCGTCAGTATACTGAAAAGGATGGAAACCGTGCTGAAAACAAAGATTTGAAGACCAATACTTTCGGTTTGGGCGTTAAGCCAGGCATTGCTGTTGCTTTGAACGATAAGCTGAGCTTTGTTACTCATTGCGGTTTTATCGGCTATACTAATGAGAAAACTGATGTTGATGGTGCTAAGGCAACAAGTACTTTTGGTCTTGATTTGAACTCTCTGAACCTCAGCTTCGGTCTCTACTACAACTTCTAAGAATTAACTTAAAAGAATATAAGTGGCCCGTTCTCTTCGATGAGAACGGGCTTTTTTGTTCTTTATATTCTTTTTATTTGC
The sequence above is a segment of the Prevotella sp. E9-3 genome. Coding sequences within it:
- a CDS encoding outer membrane beta-barrel protein, with protein sequence MKKILMTIAAAFAAVSMNAQIYAGGGIGFKSVSYDGESKSEFSIAPEVGYTLDENSAIGITLGYTSYQNDDKALSVAPYYRYNFAKFGNVSLFADGTLSFRQYTEKDGNRAENKDLKTNTFGLGVKPGIAVALNDKLSFVTHCGFIGYTNEKTDVDGAKATSTFGLDLNSLNLSFGLYYNF